The region GAGAATCGCGAGCACGCGCTGCGCGAGCGCGTCGTGCGCGCGCGGCGCGCGCTGCGCGTCGAGGCGGCGCCGAGCAAGCGTTTCGCGCAGCGTGCGCTTCGGATTCGGCGCCGGGGCGCGTGCTATGCTTTCGCTCACTAGAGTGCTCCGTTCACAACGATGTCAACCAGCCTTTTTCGAGTATATCGCGCGGTCGCGGCGCCCCTCGTCGCGGTCGCGCTGGCCGCCGTGACGGCCGCCTGCGCCGCGCAGACCGCCGACGAAGCGTCGTCGAACGACGATCGGGTGTTCGTCCAGCTGCGCGAGGCCGCGCGCAGGAACGATCCGGTGCGCGCCGCGCAGCTCGCCGCGCTGATCCCGAATTATCCGGCGCCGTCATATCTCGAGTACTTCCAGATCAAGCCGCAGTTGTTCGATTCGGCGGGCCATGCGCGCCTTGACGCGCCGGACGCGCCGGTGCTGTCGTTCCTGTCGCGCTACGACGGCCAGGCGATCGCCGACCGCATGCGCAACGATTACCTGCTCGTGCTCGGCGCGCGCCATGACTGGCGCGCCTTCGACGAGCAGTACAAGCGCTTCGTGCTCGACGACGACACGCAGGTCAAGTGCTATGCGCTCGAATCGCGCGCATCGCGTGGCGAGAACGTCGCGGACATGGCGCGCGAGCTGCTCGTCGAGCCGAAGTATTACGGCGACGCGTGCGTCGACCTCATCACGGCGCTCGCGACGAACAAGCAGTTCTCGAGCGACGACGTGTGGGCGCAGGTGCGCCTCGCGTACGAGCAGAACTACACGACGCTCGGCGGCAAGATTGCCGACGCGCTCGGCCCGCGCCCGGTCGGCTTCGATCAGGTGACGAGCGCGCCGCCGCTGTTCCTCGCGCGCGGCGTGGGCTCCGACGCGACGTCGCGGCAACTCGCGCTCGTCGCGATCACGCGCATGGCGCGCAACGATCCGGAAGCGGCGGCGGGGCAGCTCGCGTCGCTCGCGTCGACGCTGTCGGCGGCCGAGCAGGCGATCGGCTGGGGCGAGATCGGCTATCAGGCGACGGTCAAGCGGCTGCCGCAGGCCGCGTCGTGGTACCGGAAATCGATGGACGCGCCGCTGTCGAATCCGGCGTACGAATGGCGTGTGCGCGCGGCGCTGCTCGCCGGCGACTGGCCGATGGTGCGCCGCTCGATCGAGCAGATGCCCGAGCGGCTGCGCGACGACACGGCATGGATCTACTGGCGCGGCCGCGCGCTGAAGGAGAGCGGCGACACCCTCAAGGCGAACCAGGAGTTCGAGCGCATCGCCGGGCAGTTCAACTTCTACGGGCAGCTCGCGGGCGAGGAGCTCGGCCAGAAGACGACGATCCCGCCGCGCACGAAGGTGACGGACGCCGAGATCGACGCGATGAGCAAGGTGCCGGGCTTCGCGCTCGCGCAGCGCTTCTACGCGCTGAACCTGCGGCTCGAAGGCAACCGCGAATGGAACTGGCCGCTGCGCGGGATGACCGATCGGCAACTGCTTGCGGCGGCCGAGTACGGCAAGCGCGTCGACCTGCTCGACCGCACGGTCAACACCGCCGATCGCACGACGGCCGAGCACGATTTCTCGCTGCGCTATCCGTCGCCGTATCGCGACATCGTCGAGCGCTACGCGCGGACCAACGGGCTCGACGTCGAATGGGCGTACGGGCTGATCCGCCAGGAATCGCGCTTCATCACGAACGCGCGCTCGACGGTGGGCGCGGGCGGCCTGATGCAACTGATGCCGGCGACCGCGCAACTCGTCGCGAAGAAGCTCGGCCTCGGCACGGTCTCGCGCGCGCAGATGCACGACATCGATACGAACGTGCAGCTCGGCACCTGGTATCTGTCCGACATCTACCAGAAGTTCGACGATTCGGCCGTGCTCGCGACGGCCGGCTACAACGCCGGCCCGGGCCGGCCGGCCCAATGGCGGCAGGTGCTCACGCGCCCCGTCGAAGGCGCGATCTTCGCGGAGACGATCCCGTTCAACGAGACGCGCGAATACGTGAAGAACGTGCTGTCCAACGAGACGTACTACGCGGCGCTCTTCGAGAAGAAGCCGCAATCGCTGAAGGCTCGCCTCGGCTTCATCGCGCCGTAACGCGCGCCGCGCAACGCAGCGGCGTGCCGCGCACGCGCTGTCCGGGCGCAGCCGGCCGGCGCTTCGTATCACATTCGCCGCCCGCGCGTCGCGTGGGCGGCGCGCCTGATGGGGCACGATCATGCAGGGCCAAACCATCGCGATGCTCGGCGGCACGGGCTTCATCGGCAGCCGCCTCGTCAATGTGCTCGTCGGCGCCGGCGCGCACGTGCGTATCGGCGCGCGCCGGCGCGAGCATGCGCGGCATCTCGCGACGCTGCCCGTCGACATCGTCGAGCTGTCCGCCTTCGACGTGCGCGAGCTCGCCCGTTTCGTCGCGGGCGCGCAGGCGGCCGTCAATCTCGTCGGCGTGCTGCGCGGCGGGCACGGCAAGCCGTACGGCGAGGGCTTCGAGCGGCTGCACGTCGCGCTGCCCGCGGCGCTCGCCGCCGCATGCATCGAAGCGCGCGTGCCGCGCATGCTTCACGTGAGCGCGCTCGGCGCCGATCCGCACGCGCCGAGCATGTACCTGCGCTCGAAGGGCGACGGCGAGATCGCGCTGCGCGCGCAGGCCGCGGCGGGCGCGCTGGACGTCACGATATTCCGGCCGTCGATCGTGTTCGGCCCGGGCGACGCGTTTGTCAACACGTTCGCGCGGCTTCAGCGGATCTTTCCGGTGCTGCCGCTCGCGATGCCCGACGCGCTGATGCAGCCGGTCCACGTCGGCGACGTCGCGCAGGCGATCGCGAACGCCTGCGTGCGCGACGCGACGCGCGGCCGGACCTACGAGCTCGGCGGGCCGCGCACCTACCGGCTCGAGGAGATCGTCCGCTATGCCGGGCGGCTGATCGGCCGCCCCGCGCGGATCGTCCGGCTGCCTGACGCGCTCGCGCGGCTGCAGGCGCGCGTGTTCGAGATGCTGCCGGGCGAGCCGCTCGTCTCGCGCGACAATCTCGCTTCGCTGTCGGTGCCGAGCGTGATGACGGGGCCGATCGCGCCCGAGCTCGGCATCGCGCCCGCGAGCCTCGAGCACATCGCGCCGACCTACGTCGGCGACGCGGCGCTGCGCTCGCGTTTTTCCGACCGGCGCGCGCGCCGGTAAGCAGGCGGGCGACCGCGGGCGCCGCGGATCGGCTGGACAATCGACAACTACAGGATGAATCCCATGAAACTCGTGATCGGAGACAAGAACTACTCGTCGTGGTCGATGCGCCCGTGGGTGCTGATGAAGCACTTCGGGATTCCGTTCGACGAAGTGATGATCGGGCTGCGCCTCGACGACACGGCCGAGCGCATCCGCGCGCATTCGCCGTCGGGCAAGGTGCCGTGCCTCGTCGACGACGAAGGCGGCTCGGTCTGGGATTCGCTCGCGATCGTCGAGACGCTCGCCGAGCGCTTTCCGCAGCATGCGCTATGGCCGCGCGATCCGGCCGCGCGCGCGCATGCGCGCAGCGTGTCCGCCGAGATGCACGCGGGCTTTCCCGCGCTGCGCAGCGAGATGCCGCTCAACGTGCGCGAGTCGCACCCGGGGCGCGGTGCGACGCCCGCCGCGCTTGCCGACGTCGCGCGCATCGACGAGCTGTGGCGCACGTGCGTCGCCGCGTCGGGCGGCCCGTTCCTGTTCGGCGCGTTCTCGATCGCCGATGCGATGTACGCGCCCGTCGTGCTGCGCTTCAAGACCTACGCGCCGCCGCTGTCGCCCGAGGCGAGCGCGTACGCGGCGCGGGTCGCCGAGCTGCCGGCCGTGCGCGAATGGATCGACGGCGCGCGCGGCGAGACGCGCGTGATCGACATCTACGGGCCATCGCGATGAAGATCTACGCGGTGGGCGGCGCGATCCGCGATGCACTGCTCGGCCTGCCGGTGCGCGACCGCGATTACGTCGTCGTCGGCGCGACGCCCGAGCAGATGGCCGCGCAGCGCTTCAGGCCGGTCGGCAAGGATTTTCCGGTGTTCCTGCATCCGGATACGCACGAGGAATACGCGCTCGCGCGCACCGAACGCAAGACGGCGGCCGGCTATCACGGCTTCCAGTTCTATTACGCGCCCGACGTCACGCTCGAGCAGGATCTCGTGCGGCGCGACCTGACGATCAACGCGATGGCGCGCGAAGTGAGCCCGGACGGCGCGCTCGTCGGGCCGGTCGTCGATCCGTTCGGCGGGCAGGCGGATTTGCGCGCGAAGCTGTTCCGGCACGTCGGCGACGCGTTCGTCGAGGATCCGGTGCGCATCCTGCGCGTCGCGCGCTTCGCCGCGCGCTTCGCCGAGTTCGCCGTCGCGCCCGACACGGCCGCGCTGATGCGCGCGATGGTCGACGCGGGCGAGGTCGACGCGCTCGTGCCCGAGCGCGTGTGGCAGGAGCTCGCGCGCGGGCTGATGGAGGCGAAGCCGTCGCGGATGTTCGCGGTGCTGCGCGAGTGCGGCGCGCTCGCACGGATCCTGCCCGAGATCGACGCGCTCTTCGGCGTGCCGCAGCGCGCCGACTATCACCCGGAGGTCGACACGGGCGTGCACGTGATGATGGTGATCGATCACGCGGCGAAGCAGGGCTACTCGCTGCCGGTGCGTTTCGCGGCGCTCACGCACGACCTCGGCAAGGCGACGACGCCCGCCGACGTGCTGCCGCGTCACATCGGCCACGAGGGGCGCAGCGTCGATCTGCTGAAGCCGCTGTGCGAGCGGCTGCGGGTGCCGAACGAGTGCCGCGATCTGGCGCTCGTCGTCGCGCGCGAGCACGGCAATCTGCATCGCGTGATGGAGATGGGCGCGGCCGCGCTGGTGCGCCTGCTCGAGCGCGCGGATGCGCTGCGCAAGCCGGCGCGCTTCGCCGAGGCGCTGCAGGCGAGCGAGGCCGACGCGCGCGGCCGGCTCGGCCTCGAGACGAAGCCCTATCCGCAGGCCGAACGGCTGCGGCAGGCGCTCGTCGCCGCGCGCGCGGTCGATGCGGGCGCGATCGCGCAGGGGCTCGCGGGCGAGCCCGCGAAGATCAAGGATGCGGTGCACCGGGCGCGCGTGCGCGCGGTCGCGCAGGCGGTTGGCGTGGCCGATTGACCTCCCCGGGCGGCATCGGCTGCGGGTGCGCCGCGTGAGCGCGCGCGGGCGATAAGGGCACGGCTCGCCGCGTATCTTGGCGGTCGACGGTCAGCGGGCAACAGTCAGCGGGCAACGGGCAACGGTTGGCGCGTCAGGGCCGTGCCGACGCGCGGCAGCGTTCGGCCTTTCCCTCACGCGGCGCTTCGCGAATGCGATCGCCCGCCCGAATCGGCTTACCCGCCGCGGCGGGTAAGCGCTCGACATTTGATCGCGCGATCGCGTTGCACGTAATCCGCCCGCTTTCGCAGGGCCGCGGCCCTTTGCGGCCCACGCGGTCGCGCATCGTCGTTCGGCGGAATGACGCCCGCCGGCTCGGCGATGAACCGCCCCGCACCGCGTGGCGACGAGACCCGCCCGGTTGCGGTTTTCGATCCGCCGCATCGGTTTCGCGCCGCCGCCGGGCCGTGCGTTCATCTCGCGACCATGCTGTTTCGAATGTCGGTTCGAGCCGACGGCTGCGCCGCCCGACGGCTTCCCGTTGCCGACAATCGGTGCGCTTTCCAGTCTCGATCCGCCGCGCCGGATTTCCCGCCTGACGTTTTCACTTCGCTTTGCGTGCCGCCTGCCTCGCGTTCGGCGGCGTGGTTCGCCGCGGCGCATCATATCGTCGTGGCCGCCCCGCCATCCCTGCGTTCCGCTAATGCGGTGACGTAGCTTTGCTGCTGCGCGTTGGTGGCGTTGTGGGCGGTATTGGCAAGCGCTTGCGCGGTGGCCTGGTAGAGATTGCCCATCGCGATCGCCGGCGCGTCGCCCAATACCTTGGTATTGGCCTGTGTGACGGAATCGGTGATCTGGTCGTTGACGCTGGTCGGGAATGCCATGGTCGCTCCTGGTGAAGGTGTGGCAGCCTTTCGGCGGGATGTTTTCGGTACGGACCCGGCACGGTTCGGTCGGGCCGTGAAAACATCTTAGGAAAGCGGGCGGTGCTCCCAATTGGCGCGATCGACGGAAAATACGGCGCGAACTCGGCAAAGCTCGATGGCCGGCCGGCCGAACCCGCGGTGGCGATCGGCGGTTCCGCCGTGTCGGCGCCGGTTTCGCGACGGCGGAATAGGCGGCATGCGGAAAAAGCGCCGATTTGCGGTGAAATTTCCGATGCGGCTCGGCAGGAATCGGCAGGACGCAGTCGACCGGGCGAAACGTTTCAGGTGCTTTAGTGGATCTCGATGCGGTGCATGAGGGCGCGCGCTCGCGCGGGCGAGTCAGCGCAGGAGGCGGTGTCGGGGTTGGCGGGAGGCGGCCGGCGCGTTCGGTGCGCGCTCTGGCCCGCGGCACGCGCGTGGCGCGCGCCGTGCGAGGTCAGCGTGCGACGGCGGCGACGCGCCCGTCCGGCCCGTAGAAGCCGTTGCGCTGCGGCGCGGCGCGCAGCACGGACAGCGTGCGTTCGTTGTAGTCCATTCGGATGCGGATCAGCATCCCGTTGATCGCGTTCGCGCGGCGCGCACGTTCGGCCGAATGCTGCAGCAACTGCCAGCCGTTCGCGAGGCGCGCGTCGTTTTCCGCGGCGAGATCCATGCCTTTCTTGCCGGCCGGCAGGCCGAGCGACGCAAGCAGCGTGTCGCGGCGGCGCTCGAGCTGCGCGAGCTTCTCGAGCAGCTCGGTTTTCCGCTCGACGATGCCCGGCAGCGCGTCGAGCGGCGCCGCCGTGGTCAGTGCCTTCTCCTCGTATGCGAGCAGGGACGCGAACGCCTCGACTGTCGCGTGCTCGTCGTTGACCGTGGCCAGCAGTTCGTCTCTCATCTCGTTTCGCTCGACATGGCGGCGCGCGGACCGTCCGTGCGCCATGTGGTGCATCCCGTCTTTCGGCCGCGAAGCCGGTTCAGCGGTTGCCCGCCTGCGACGGCTGCTTCAGCAGATCGCGCGCGGTCTGCAGGATGCCGTCGGCGATCTTGCCCGTGTCGATCGACAGCGTGCCGCTCTTGATCGCATCCCGGATCGCGTCGACCTGGGCGGTATCGATATCGGCGCTGCCCGAGGCGGCGAGGCTGCGCAGCGTCGACGACAGGCCGGACAGGCTCACGTTCGCGTCCCCGCCCGTCGGCGCGCCCGCGGCGCCGGCAGGCGTCTGAGCCGCGGCCGGTTGGCCGGCTTGCGTGCGAGCCGCGCCCGCACTGGCGTTCGATAGCGTGCGGGCGTTCGAAGTAGGGGTGGAATCGACTTTCACGATGGTGTTTCCTGTACGGGTTTGACCACGATAACGGCAAGGCCGGCCCGAACTTTAGCACCCGTTTTTCAGTAACCCCCTGAATCAACAAAAGTTTGCAATCTTAGAGGGGGATTTCCACCGTCGCGGCGTCCTTGACGATCGCCGTGACGATCTGGCCCGCCGCCATCCGCACCCGCACCTGCTGGCCGGGCGCCGCGTTGTTGAGCACGCTGCCCTCCGCCGAAATCGTGAACCCCTGGCCCGACGCGACCACCCGCACTGTCTGTCCGATCGATACCGACGCCGCGCTCTTCAACAGATCCTGACGCAGCGGCAGCCCCGCCGCGACCCGCGTGAGCGCGGTGGCGCCGACTGCCTGCTGCGCATCGGTGATCACCGCGAGCGGCAGCAGGGTCAGGTCGCCGTCGCGCGCGACGAGATCGGCGGCCGTGAGCGTCTCGCCGGGCGCGATCTGGCGCGCGGCGACGTAATAGGTCGCCTGCACGGCGAGCTTCGCCTGAAGGTAAATCGTCCACGGGCGCTCGCCCGCGCAGCGCACGCCGACGGTCGTACGGCCCCACAGGCGCGCGCCCGAAGGCAGGAACGGCTCGAGCGTCGTGCATGCGGCGAGCCCGCGCGGGAAGGCCGGCGCGACCGTGACGGTGGTCTTGCCGGGCAGGCCGGCCGCCTGCTGCTGCAGGAACGCGAGCGCCGCGCGGCGGATCGATTCGCCGTCCTGTTGAGTGGCGGGAACCGCGCCGGCCGCCGTGGCGGAGGCGGCCGCCGGCTGCGCGCCGGCCGCGCTCGTCGCCGCCGCCCGAATCGGCGCGGAGCGCACGGGCAGCGTGCGCGGTGCGGGCTGCGCGCGCAGCGACACGGGGATCACGCCGCCCGCCGCGACGCTCGGGTCCCGCGCGGGCCATGATTGCGCCGCCGCCCGCGCGTTCGCGGGCCGGCCGGTGTGGCCCCTTCGTCCTGGGCGATGACGGGCGCGACTCGCTGCATATCGGTCGTGGCCGGTGCGCGCGAGGTGGCGCTCACGCGGGGCGCGGGGGCGACGTTCGCCGCAGGGTTGCCTTGGCTGGCCGCGCCGGGCGGCGCGGTCCATCCGGCGCTTGCCGACGCGGAGCCGGCGGAACGATTCGATCCGGTCCTCGGCGGCACGGGATTCGCGCCGCCGTTCGATTCGGCTCGCGGCATGGCCGCGGAGGGGTGCCACCCGCTCGGGGCGGCGGCCGGGATTCGGCCATTCGATTCGGCCGGACCGGGTTCGATCACGATCAGGCCGGTGCGCGGCTCGGTCGCCGCACGGACATCGCCCGATTCCGCTGCCGATTCCGCGCCCGAGGCCGCGCCGGCGCGGCCGCTCCACGCGGCGGCCGCCTGCGCGGCGGCTGGCGCGTGCCATCCGCCCGGGCTTGCCGTACGGTCGGCGCCGCCCGGGCCCGCCGCGCCCGCGCCGTTCGCGCCGCGCGCGCTCGCCGCATTCGCATTCGCGAGCGCGGTCTGGGCCGATTCGCCGCGGCCTGGAATCACGATCATCCCGCCGTCGCCCGCCTGCTGCGCGAGCGCCGCGCCCATCCAGCCCGCCAGCGCGAGCGCCACGGCAAAGCGCGTGCGCGTTGCGCGGCCTGCGTCAGTCGTCATCGCGCCCTCCTCGAAGCCCGGTTGGAAACCGTCTGGTACGGGGTTGCATTCTAGGGATGGGCGGTGGCCGGCAAACCGCGAATAGAGGGGCCCTTTGCCGGCTATTCGCCCGATTGCCGGTTGCGTTGTCCGCCTACCATGCGTCCCATGGAAAAAAGCCTCTTTGGCCGCCCATCGTCGGTTCGCCCGCATCGCGGCCGGCCGCGGGCGGCGAAAGAGCGGCGCATCTTCAGACGGAGACTCGCAGATGCTGGACAAACTCGATGCCGAATTCGCGTTCGGCCGCCAGGCGCTCGACGTGCGCGCATATCGGCAGGAACTGCTGTCGTCGAACATCGCGAACGCCGATACCCCCGGCTACCGCGCGCGCGACGTCGACTTCTCGTCGACGCTCGCCCGCGCGCTCAAGCAGGACGGCGCGGCGAGCGCCGGCAACGCGGCGCAGTTGCCGCTCGCGCAGCCGGCGGGCGTCGCGAGCGGGATGTCGATGGCGACGACCTCGGGCGTGCACCTCGCGGGCAACGTGAAGCTGATTCCGACGGGCGGCCCGAGCGACGACTACGGCCGCGCGCAGTACCGGATCCCGCAGCAGCCCGCGCTCGACGGCAACACGGTCGATCTCGACACCGAGCGCGTGCAGTTCGCCGACAACGCGGTGCACTACCAGGCCGGGATGACGGTGATGACGCAGCAGATCAAGACGATGATCGCCGCGATCACGTCGAATTCGAGTTCGTGACGCGCCGCTTCGGCGCTTTTCCCGCGTGCCGCGCGCGTCACGGGAAACGGTTGAATGTGCGCGCAACGCGATAAGGAGTACGCATGCCTTCGTTGATGAACATTTTCGACGTCGCGGGTTCCGCGATGTCGGCCCAGTCGCAGCGCCTGAACGTCACGGCGTCGAACCTCGCGAACGCCGACAGCGTGACGGGCCCCGACGGCAAGCCCTACAAGGCGAAGCAGGTGGTGTTCGCGACCGCGCCGATGGGCCGCGCGCGCACCGCGTCCGGCCAGGGTGTCGGCGGCGTGCAGGTGAGCAAGGTGATCGACGATCCGTCGCCGATGAAGACGGCTTACGACCCGTCGAACCCGGCCGCCGATCAGAACGGCTACGTGACGATGCCGAACGTCGATCCGGTGCAGGAGATGGTCAACATGATTTCCGCGTCGCGCTCGTACCAGGCGAACGTCGAGACGCTCAATACCGCGAAGCAGCTGATGCTCAAGACGCTGACGATCGGCAGCTGACGCCCCCCTTTTTCATCGATCGAAACACGCATAGCAGAGGAAGGCGAACCCGGATGACATCCTCCTTCACCACCATCGGCGGCAGCGGTACGACCGTCAACAGCCTGCCGTACGACACGATGAGCTCGAACGGGCAGTCGTCGGGCACGTCGGGCGCGAACACGACGAACGGCACTGCCGGCACGAACGGCACGAGCGGCGCGAACTCGGGCATCAACGTCGCGAGCTCGCTGTCGACGACGTCCGCTGCCGATCTGCAGACGACGTTCCTCAAGCTGCTCGTCACGCAGTTGCAGAACCAGGATCCGACGAGCCCCGTCGACAGCTCGCAGATGACCTCGCAGCTCGCGCAGATCAACACCGTGAGCGGCATCGCGCAGTTGAACACCGCGCTCACGTCGCTGTCGTCGCAGCTCACCGCGGGCCAGCAGACGCAGGCGGCGATGCTGATCGGCTCTAACGTGCTCGCGCCGGGCAACACCGTGCCCGTCAAGAGCGGCGCGGCTTCGCCGTTCGGCGTGCAGCTCACGAGCGCCGTGTCGAACCTCACGATCACCGTGAAGAACGCGTCGGGCGTCGTCGTCAACACGATCAACGCGGGCGCGCAATCGGCGGGCACCGTGCCGTTCAACTGGACGCCGACCGATACGGCGGGCAACAAGCTGCCCGACGGCACCTACACGATCAGCGCGAGCTACACCGACACGTCCGGCAAGCAGTACGCGCCGACCACGCTGTCGGTGCTGAGCGTCATCAAGCAGGCGGACGGCACGCCGGGGCTCGTGCTGTCGAACGGCTCGACGGTCGGCTTCAGCCAGGTCGCGTCGATCTTCCCGAACACCACGAAGAGCGCGTCGACGGGCAACGCCTCGTCTTCCACCAACTAATCCAGCTTCTTCGCTACGGAGACCGAGATGGGCTATCAACAGGGTTTGAGCGGTTTGGCGGGCGCGTCGAGCGACCTCGACGTGATCGGCAACAACATCGCGAACGCGAACACGGTGGGCTTCAAGGGCAGCACCGCGCAGTTTTCCGACATGTATGCGAATTCGGTCGCATCGGCCGTCAACAATCCGATCGGCATCGGCACGATGCTCGCATCGGTGCAGCAGCAGTTCAGCCAGGGCACGATCACCTCGAGCACGTCGTCGCTGAACGTCGCGATCAACGGCAACGGCTTCTTCCAGATGTCGAACAACGGCGTGACCACGTACTCGCGCGACGGCACGTTCCAGCGCGACAAGAACGGCTACATCGTCAATTCGCAGGGCCTGAACCTGATGGGCTACGCGGCGAACGCGAACGGCGTGATCAACACCGCGGCGACCGTGCCGCTGCAGGCGCCGACGACCAACATCGCGCCCACCGCGACGACCAAGATCACCGGCCAGTTCAACCTGAACTCGCAGGACGCGGTGCCCGCGACGACGCCGTTCAACTACACCGATCCGACGAGCTACAACTACACGACGTCGGTGCAGGTGTTCGACACGCTCGGCGGCTCGCAGAACGTGAACCTGTACTTCGTGAAGAGCGCGACGAGCGGCCAGTGGGAAGCGTATGCGGGCCCGGCCGGCAAGACGCCGACCGATCTCGGCTCGGTCAAGTTCAGCACCGCGGGCACGATCACGGGCACGTCGACGCCCGCCGGCGTGCCGACGACGAACGTCGGCCAGTTCTCGTTCTCGATCCCGACGACGACGGGCGCGGCGAACCCGCAGAACCTGACGCTCGACCTCACGGGCACGACGCAGTACGGCGGCAAGAACGGCATCAACAATCTCGCGCAGGACGGCTTCGCGAGCGGCGTGCTGACGACGTTCTCGATCGGCGCGGACGGCAAGGTCACCGGCAACTACTCGAACGGCCAGACCTCCACGCTCGGCCAGATCGTGCTCGCGAACTTCAACAACCCGAACGGCCTCGTGAACGTCGGCAACAACCAGTACGTCGAGTCCGCCGCGTCGGGCGTGCCGCAGATCTCCGCGCCCGGCAGCACGAACCACGGCACGCTGCAGGGCAGCGCGCTCGAGAACTCGAACGTCGACCTGACGAGCCAGCTCGTGAAGCTGATCACCGCGCAGCGCAACTACCAGGCGAACGCGCAGACGATCAAGACGCAGCAGACCGTCGACCAGACGCTCATCAACCTGTAAGCGGCCTTCGCGGATAACAGCCAGCCATGGACCGACTGATCTATACGGCGATGACGGGCGCGACGCAGTCGCTCGAGCAGCAGTCCGTCGTCGCGAACAATCTCGCGAACGCGTCGACGACGGGCTTTCGCGCGCAGCTCGCGACGTTCCGCGCGGTGCCGATGAACTTCGAGGACGGCAGCGGCAACGTCGACCCGGCGACGACGCGCACCTACACGCTGTCGTCGACGCCCGGCGCGGATTTCGCGCCGGGGCCGATCGAGCGCACGGGCAACCCGCTCGACGTCGCGGTTCAGGGGCCGGGCTGGCTGTCGGTGATGCTGCCGGACGGCACCGAGGCGTACACGCGCGCGGGCAACCTGCACGTCGACCAGAACGGGCAGCTCGTCACCGCGAACAACCTGCCCGTCGTCGGCAACGGCGGCCCGCTCGCCGTGCCGCCGAACGCGCAGCTCACGATCGGCGCGGACGGCACCGTCTCGGCGCTGATGCCGGGCGATCCGCCGACCGCCGTCGCGATGATCGATCAACTGAAGCTCGTGAATCCCGATCCCGCGACGATGAAGCGCGGCGACGACGGCCTGTTCCGCACCGCGGACGGCAATCCCGCCGACGCCGATCCGGCCGTGAAAGTCGTGCCGAATTCGCTCGAGGGCAGCAACGTCAATCCGGTGGCGGCGATGGTGTCGATGATCGACAACGCGCGCGCGTTCGAATTGCAGACCAAGCTGATCCAGTCCGCCGACCAGAA is a window of Burkholderia mallei ATCC 23344 DNA encoding:
- a CDS encoding lytic transglycosylase domain-containing protein, with protein sequence MSTSLFRVYRAVAAPLVAVALAAVTAACAAQTADEASSNDDRVFVQLREAARRNDPVRAAQLAALIPNYPAPSYLEYFQIKPQLFDSAGHARLDAPDAPVLSFLSRYDGQAIADRMRNDYLLVLGARHDWRAFDEQYKRFVLDDDTQVKCYALESRASRGENVADMARELLVEPKYYGDACVDLITALATNKQFSSDDVWAQVRLAYEQNYTTLGGKIADALGPRPVGFDQVTSAPPLFLARGVGSDATSRQLALVAITRMARNDPEAAAGQLASLASTLSAAEQAIGWGEIGYQATVKRLPQAASWYRKSMDAPLSNPAYEWRVRAALLAGDWPMVRRSIEQMPERLRDDTAWIYWRGRALKESGDTLKANQEFERIAGQFNFYGQLAGEELGQKTTIPPRTKVTDAEIDAMSKVPGFALAQRFYALNLRLEGNREWNWPLRGMTDRQLLAAAEYGKRVDLLDRTVNTADRTTAEHDFSLRYPSPYRDIVERYARTNGLDVEWAYGLIRQESRFITNARSTVGAGGLMQLMPATAQLVAKKLGLGTVSRAQMHDIDTNVQLGTWYLSDIYQKFDDSAVLATAGYNAGPGRPAQWRQVLTRPVEGAIFAETIPFNETREYVKNVLSNETYYAALFEKKPQSLKARLGFIAP
- a CDS encoding complex I NDUFA9 subunit family protein — translated: MQGQTIAMLGGTGFIGSRLVNVLVGAGAHVRIGARRREHARHLATLPVDIVELSAFDVRELARFVAGAQAAVNLVGVLRGGHGKPYGEGFERLHVALPAALAAACIEARVPRMLHVSALGADPHAPSMYLRSKGDGEIALRAQAAAGALDVTIFRPSIVFGPGDAFVNTFARLQRIFPVLPLAMPDALMQPVHVGDVAQAIANACVRDATRGRTYELGGPRTYRLEEIVRYAGRLIGRPARIVRLPDALARLQARVFEMLPGEPLVSRDNLASLSVPSVMTGPIAPELGIAPASLEHIAPTYVGDAALRSRFSDRRARR
- a CDS encoding glutathione S-transferase family protein, coding for MKLVIGDKNYSSWSMRPWVLMKHFGIPFDEVMIGLRLDDTAERIRAHSPSGKVPCLVDDEGGSVWDSLAIVETLAERFPQHALWPRDPAARAHARSVSAEMHAGFPALRSEMPLNVRESHPGRGATPAALADVARIDELWRTCVAASGGPFLFGAFSIADAMYAPVVLRFKTYAPPLSPEASAYAARVAELPAVREWIDGARGETRVIDIYGPSR
- a CDS encoding multifunctional CCA addition/repair protein; amino-acid sequence: MKIYAVGGAIRDALLGLPVRDRDYVVVGATPEQMAAQRFRPVGKDFPVFLHPDTHEEYALARTERKTAAGYHGFQFYYAPDVTLEQDLVRRDLTINAMAREVSPDGALVGPVVDPFGGQADLRAKLFRHVGDAFVEDPVRILRVARFAARFAEFAVAPDTAALMRAMVDAGEVDALVPERVWQELARGLMEAKPSRMFAVLRECGALARILPEIDALFGVPQRADYHPEVDTGVHVMMVIDHAAKQGYSLPVRFAALTHDLGKATTPADVLPRHIGHEGRSVDLLKPLCERLRVPNECRDLALVVAREHGNLHRVMEMGAAALVRLLERADALRKPARFAEALQASEADARGRLGLETKPYPQAERLRQALVAARAVDAGAIAQGLAGEPAKIKDAVHRARVRAVAQAVGVAD
- a CDS encoding RebB family R body protein — its product is MAFPTSVNDQITDSVTQANTKVLGDAPAIAMGNLYQATAQALANTAHNATNAQQQSYVTALAERRDGGAATTI
- a CDS encoding flagella synthesis protein FlgN produces the protein MHHMAHGRSARRHVERNEMRDELLATVNDEHATVEAFASLLAYEEKALTTAAPLDALPGIVERKTELLEKLAQLERRRDTLLASLGLPAGKKGMDLAAENDARLANGWQLLQHSAERARRANAINGMLIRIRMDYNERTLSVLRAAPQRNGFYGPDGRVAAVAR
- the flgM gene encoding flagellar biosynthesis anti-sigma factor FlgM, with translation MKVDSTPTSNARTLSNASAGAARTQAGQPAAAQTPAGAAGAPTGGDANVSLSGLSSTLRSLAASGSADIDTAQVDAIRDAIKSGTLSIDTGKIADGILQTARDLLKQPSQAGNR
- the flgB gene encoding flagellar basal body rod protein FlgB — its product is MLDKLDAEFAFGRQALDVRAYRQELLSSNIANADTPGYRARDVDFSSTLARALKQDGAASAGNAAQLPLAQPAGVASGMSMATTSGVHLAGNVKLIPTGGPSDDYGRAQYRIPQQPALDGNTVDLDTERVQFADNAVHYQAGMTVMTQQIKTMIAAITSNSSS
- the flgC gene encoding flagellar basal body rod protein FlgC yields the protein MPSLMNIFDVAGSAMSAQSQRLNVTASNLANADSVTGPDGKPYKAKQVVFATAPMGRARTASGQGVGGVQVSKVIDDPSPMKTAYDPSNPAADQNGYVTMPNVDPVQEMVNMISASRSYQANVETLNTAKQLMLKTLTIGS